One part of the Mariniblastus fucicola genome encodes these proteins:
- the fliP gene encoding flagellar type III secretion system pore protein FliP (The bacterial flagellar biogenesis protein FliP forms a type III secretion system (T3SS)-type pore required for flagellar assembly.) produces the protein MNILLLAQLAETPAQDPGALSNLTPPIQIALLLGAMSFATALMVCVTAFTRIIIVLSFVRRALSTQEIPPNPVMLGLALFLTLFVMAPTFESINEKAIQPLLEAQEIQAKDPTATPEFDFQQAWDITVVELKMFMMANTRTDDLELFFDLAETEPPYERLETPLKIAVPAFIISELKTAFIMGFCIYIPFLLIDLVVSTILMSLGMMMMPPVVVSTPCKILLFVLVDGWQLICKSLVSSFVAV, from the coding sequence ATGAACATTCTGCTGTTGGCACAATTAGCTGAAACGCCGGCGCAGGATCCGGGAGCGTTGTCGAATCTGACACCGCCGATACAGATCGCATTGCTGCTTGGCGCGATGAGTTTCGCGACGGCGCTAATGGTTTGCGTCACCGCGTTCACGCGAATCATTATCGTTCTTTCGTTCGTGCGACGAGCGCTATCGACTCAAGAAATTCCGCCCAACCCGGTGATGCTGGGGCTCGCGTTGTTTCTGACTCTGTTCGTCATGGCGCCGACGTTTGAGTCGATCAACGAGAAAGCCATCCAGCCGCTGCTTGAGGCTCAGGAGATTCAAGCCAAAGATCCAACTGCGACTCCCGAGTTTGATTTCCAGCAAGCCTGGGACATCACGGTTGTCGAGCTGAAAATGTTCATGATGGCGAATACGCGGACGGATGACCTGGAACTGTTTTTCGATCTTGCAGAGACCGAACCTCCGTACGAACGACTGGAAACGCCGCTCAAGATTGCCGTTCCGGCGTTCATTATTAGCGAGCTAAAGACCGCGTTCATCATGGGTTTTTGCATCTACATTCCATTTCTCCTGATCGACCTTGTCGTGTCCACGATTTTGATGTCGCTGGGAATGATGATGATGCCGCCAGTTGTCGTTTCAACGCCGTGCAAAATTCTGCTGTTCGTTTTAGTCGACGGATGGCAACTGATCTGTAAGTCGCTTGTTTCCAGTTTTGTCGCAGTCTGA
- a CDS encoding flagellar biosynthesis protein FlhA: protein MSSAITSQDPNYGFMQRSETWLSATFLLTLVVLIIPLPTILLDMFLACNIAAAVMLLLITLGAKRPLDVSVFPSMLLLLTLFRLSLNVATTRLILLDGDAGKIVLTFGDFVVGGKLIVGIVIFLILVTIQFIVITKGATRISEVNARFTLDAMPGKQMAIDAELNAGAISETEAKERRSTLTREAEFYGAMDGASKYVRGDAIAGLVIMVVNILGGVMLGMGNGQSMIDALQIYSILTIGDGLVSQIPALIIATSAGILVTKSASESSLGDEINSQVKRGHQSLFVGAIIMFLMAFTPGFPKLPFIAIGAGILIFVSRTKRQEEVEKQEQVRTEQQQAEESEPGESLEQQSLNQFLQSDRIVIEIGAGLIPLVEPEKGNGIAARIAKMREDAAKEHGFWIPQARIRDNLQINVSEYRFLISGREVARGELIVDQYLAINPGSVNVDIEGVETRDPAFDLAAKWIGESNRRRAEMVGYTVVDAPTVLITHLSECLRSHAHELLSREDLQKMLDKLKEIAPTTVDELKPDTVRPSVLHQVLVRLLAEGIPITSLQKIVESAIHHGPTNKDLVQLTEKIRSSIGHLICDRFRDAQGRVRVIILEPRLEHQFRQLNQNNAIVLQPKSLERLVQSLQTKWETSRIKDEPAAVLVDSSIRYALRQTIFRSLPELSVIAYSEIPNGLLIESTNIVRYSEVLEGTEPEPDLSFLSQANENSDTPEVER from the coding sequence ATGAGCTCCGCAATTACATCTCAAGACCCCAACTATGGGTTCATGCAACGAAGCGAAACGTGGCTGTCGGCTACGTTTCTGCTGACGCTTGTCGTCTTGATCATTCCGCTGCCGACGATTTTGCTTGACATGTTTTTGGCTTGCAACATCGCCGCCGCGGTAATGCTGTTGCTGATCACACTTGGCGCCAAACGGCCACTCGACGTATCGGTATTTCCATCGATGCTGCTGTTGCTGACGCTGTTTCGACTTTCTTTAAATGTCGCGACGACGCGTCTGATCCTGCTTGATGGAGACGCGGGAAAGATCGTGCTTACGTTTGGCGACTTCGTGGTCGGCGGCAAGCTGATTGTCGGAATCGTGATCTTTCTGATTTTGGTGACGATCCAGTTTATCGTTATCACCAAAGGTGCGACTCGTATCTCGGAAGTCAACGCAAGGTTTACCCTCGATGCGATGCCCGGCAAGCAAATGGCGATCGATGCGGAGCTCAATGCGGGTGCGATTAGTGAAACTGAAGCCAAAGAACGCCGCTCTACATTGACTCGCGAAGCCGAATTCTACGGAGCCATGGATGGTGCCAGTAAGTACGTTCGCGGTGACGCGATTGCTGGCCTTGTGATCATGGTCGTCAACATCCTTGGTGGCGTCATGTTGGGAATGGGTAACGGTCAGTCGATGATCGATGCGCTGCAGATCTATTCAATCCTGACGATCGGCGACGGACTGGTTTCGCAAATCCCGGCTCTGATCATCGCTACCAGTGCCGGTATCCTGGTCACCAAGTCCGCTTCCGAGTCGAGCCTCGGCGACGAAATCAACTCGCAGGTCAAACGGGGACACCAATCGCTGTTTGTTGGAGCGATCATCATGTTTCTGATGGCGTTCACGCCCGGATTTCCCAAGCTTCCGTTTATCGCCATTGGCGCCGGAATTTTGATCTTTGTTTCGCGCACGAAACGTCAGGAAGAAGTTGAAAAGCAGGAACAGGTCCGGACGGAACAACAGCAAGCGGAAGAGAGCGAACCTGGCGAAAGCCTCGAACAGCAGAGCTTGAATCAGTTTTTGCAAAGCGATCGAATCGTGATCGAGATTGGCGCCGGGCTGATTCCTTTGGTCGAACCTGAAAAAGGAAACGGCATCGCTGCCAGAATCGCAAAAATGCGGGAGGACGCGGCGAAAGAACACGGGTTCTGGATTCCACAGGCTCGGATCCGCGACAATTTGCAAATCAATGTTTCCGAATATCGATTTCTGATCTCAGGGCGAGAAGTTGCGCGGGGAGAGCTGATTGTGGACCAGTACCTCGCCATCAATCCGGGCTCAGTCAACGTCGACATCGAAGGCGTCGAAACTCGCGACCCGGCGTTCGATCTTGCGGCAAAGTGGATTGGTGAAAGCAACCGGCGTCGGGCGGAGATGGTTGGCTACACGGTGGTCGATGCTCCAACAGTTCTGATCACTCACCTCAGCGAATGCTTGCGATCGCACGCTCATGAGCTTTTAAGCCGTGAAGACTTGCAGAAGATGCTGGACAAACTAAAAGAGATCGCGCCGACGACGGTCGACGAATTGAAACCGGACACGGTACGACCATCGGTGCTTCATCAGGTGCTCGTGCGTTTGCTGGCCGAAGGGATTCCGATTACTTCGCTGCAGAAGATTGTCGAATCAGCCATTCACCACGGCCCGACGAACAAGGACCTGGTTCAGCTTACGGAAAAGATCCGAAGTAGCATCGGCCATTTGATCTGCGATCGTTTCCGCGACGCTCAAGGGCGCGTTCGTGTCATCATCCTCGAACCTAGACTGGAACATCAGTTTCGCCAACTGAACCAGAACAATGCGATCGTGCTTCAGCCGAAAAGCCTGGAGCGACTGGTGCAGAGCCTGCAAACCAAATGGGAAACGTCGCGCATCAAGGACGAACCCGCCGCGGTGCTGGTGGATTCCTCAATCCGCTACGCGTTGCGTCAAACGATCTTTCGCTCCCTTCCTGAGCTTTCGGTGATCGCCTACAGCGAGATTCCGAACGGCTTGCTGATCGAGTCCACGAACATCGTTCGCTACAGCGAAGTTTTGGAAGGGACCGAACCGGAACCTGACCTTTCATTCCTTTCCCAAGCCAACGAGAACTCAGATACGCCGGAGGTTGAACGATGA
- a CDS encoding sigma-70 family RNA polymerase sigma factor: MNSASNTYKRTASGADRERLILDNVDYVGKILSTITVATNDPDERENLKSAGMVGLIESANSFDISLGISFRTFAFPRIRGAIIDELRKLAPVSQKMLHQIGLIKKAWQLLQPPVTPEQLAKKTELSLDQIEASLEAMRFLEPEDWNDLSCIVHQSWKSDEFAPEHEIEKLEMKELLAESIGELPEKERLVVTMYYSDELNLAEIGAVLSLSESRVSRIMAAAKFRLKEQILARLK; this comes from the coding sequence ATGAATTCCGCATCCAACACTTACAAACGAACAGCATCCGGCGCCGACCGCGAGCGCCTGATTCTTGATAACGTGGACTACGTTGGAAAAATTCTCAGCACGATTACCGTGGCGACCAACGATCCGGACGAAAGAGAAAATCTCAAATCTGCGGGTATGGTGGGCTTGATTGAATCCGCTAACAGCTTCGACATCTCGCTCGGCATTTCGTTTCGCACGTTTGCTTTCCCGAGAATCCGTGGTGCGATCATTGATGAACTGCGAAAGCTTGCTCCCGTTTCGCAAAAGATGCTGCATCAAATCGGACTGATCAAAAAAGCCTGGCAACTGCTTCAGCCACCGGTAACGCCGGAACAGCTGGCGAAAAAAACGGAACTGAGCCTCGATCAAATTGAAGCATCCTTGGAGGCAATGCGATTCCTTGAACCCGAAGACTGGAACGACTTGTCCTGCATTGTGCATCAGAGCTGGAAGTCGGATGAGTTCGCACCGGAACACGAAATTGAAAAGCTTGAGATGAAGGAACTGCTCGCCGAATCGATTGGCGAGCTGCCTGAAAAAGAGCGACTCGTCGTGACGATGTACTACTCCGACGAGCTAAACCTGGCAGAAATCGGAGCGGTTCTGTCGCTGTCGGAATCGAGAGTATCGCGAATCATGGCGGCGGCGAAGTTCCGGCTGAAAGAGCAAATTCTTGCTCGGCTCAAGTAG
- a CDS encoding NAD(P)/FAD-dependent oxidoreductase, which translates to MGKNLNQARKHVVIVGGGFGGMNAARALRKSPVDITLIDRRNFHLFQPLLYQVATGGLSPANIASPLRSIFRRQKNVGVMLGNVESVDPTSRSLVVHHIEPGEEQEQAATIKYDWLIVAAGSTNSYFGHDEWEKLAPGLKTVEDATEIRGKVFGAFEAAEQESDEARRRELMTFVVVGGGPTGVELAGAIAELAGQTLKNDFRNINPLDANIIIVDGQERILNGFDPKLSRKAEKSLQRLGVEIRTGTHVTAIHRNSVAVSVDDQHSEIRTPTVLWAAGVAGVPLGKRIAAVTGVEVDRGGRIPVEADLSIVNHPEIFVVGDLAMSHDESGKPLPGVAQVAIQQGKYVGRSIANQLDGKSKASPFRYFDKGALATIGRSSAVADLGKLKFSGVFAWLIWLFVHIMSLAQFQNRVLVFLQWAWNYFTFNRSARLITERDFDSETLNDEQSNAA; encoded by the coding sequence GTGGGTAAGAATTTGAATCAAGCACGCAAACATGTCGTCATCGTTGGTGGTGGTTTCGGAGGAATGAATGCCGCTCGGGCGCTTCGAAAGTCTCCGGTGGACATCACTCTGATCGACCGTCGGAATTTTCATCTGTTTCAACCGTTGCTTTATCAAGTGGCGACCGGTGGGCTATCGCCGGCCAATATCGCGTCGCCCCTACGTTCAATTTTTCGACGCCAGAAAAACGTCGGCGTCATGCTGGGAAATGTCGAATCGGTCGATCCGACATCGCGTTCGCTCGTCGTCCATCACATTGAACCGGGTGAAGAACAGGAACAGGCGGCGACGATCAAGTACGATTGGCTGATCGTTGCTGCCGGCTCGACAAATAGCTATTTTGGGCACGACGAGTGGGAAAAACTGGCACCCGGATTAAAAACAGTTGAAGATGCGACTGAAATTCGCGGGAAAGTTTTCGGTGCGTTTGAAGCTGCGGAGCAGGAGTCTGACGAGGCCCGCCGTCGCGAGCTCATGACATTTGTAGTAGTTGGAGGCGGGCCGACCGGCGTCGAATTGGCCGGGGCGATTGCGGAACTGGCCGGGCAAACGCTGAAGAACGATTTTCGTAACATCAATCCGCTCGATGCGAACATCATCATCGTCGACGGGCAAGAACGAATTCTCAATGGATTTGATCCAAAGCTCTCGCGCAAAGCCGAAAAATCGTTGCAGCGTTTGGGCGTCGAGATTCGTACAGGAACTCATGTCACCGCCATCCATCGTAACTCGGTCGCGGTTTCGGTTGACGATCAGCATTCAGAGATTCGTACGCCAACGGTTTTGTGGGCCGCGGGTGTTGCAGGAGTCCCGTTGGGGAAAAGAATTGCGGCGGTTACGGGCGTGGAAGTCGATCGTGGCGGGCGAATACCGGTCGAGGCAGATTTGTCGATCGTGAACCATCCAGAAATCTTTGTGGTTGGTGATTTGGCGATGAGCCACGACGAATCGGGAAAGCCTTTGCCGGGAGTCGCTCAAGTGGCGATTCAACAGGGCAAGTACGTCGGGCGGTCGATCGCGAATCAACTGGATGGCAAGTCAAAAGCTTCGCCTTTTCGATACTTCGACAAAGGAGCTTTGGCGACGATTGGGCGCAGTTCCGCAGTTGCCGATCTGGGCAAGCTGAAGTTCAGTGGTGTTTTTGCGTGGTTGATCTGGCTGTTCGTACACATCATGTCGCTGGCTCAGTTTCAAAACCGTGTACTGGTGTTCCTCCAGTGGGCCTGGAACTATTTTACATTCAACCGCTCGGCTCGGTTGATCACGGAACGCGATTTCGATTCCGAAACGTTGAACGACGAACAAAGCAATGCGGCTTAG
- a CDS encoding Do family serine endopeptidase produces the protein MKTLLNNTRLEKWIALPIVAVLILPQLASADTLTHRTNPFLNSAQTAGINQLDPDQSVARAKDLSNAFRAASNKVLPSLVAIETRVEASKSSRSGRQNPFAQKPSNRPATGIGSGVIIDESGVIITNNHVVMDGKGEVTVRLNDGREFSAAEVLTDPKTDIAVIRLEGASGLTATPMGDSDSAEIGDWVLALGQPFGLESTVTAGIISAKQRGIGMNERESYIQTDAAINPGNSGGPLVNLNGEIVGINTAISSRSGGNEGIGFAVPINLARWVGGQLMSHGTVKRAYIGVGVQELDATLANQFGVSPRGGVVLTMVQPDSPAAKAGLKTGDVLVSFDNIKIWEPSQLQLAVERCEPGQSKKLNVVRNKRSIKLSIVPNQISIGSLEIAPKVKRKVPVSKATSSLGLRVESLDAETAERLGVDDIDGVVVTGIARGGLAQQSGLKPGYVIAEVNHRSVKNMDEFTDAMKNADGKDGILLLVRAGEGSRYLVLKSPA, from the coding sequence ATGAAGACTCTTTTAAACAATACACGCCTTGAGAAATGGATCGCATTGCCGATTGTCGCAGTGCTAATTCTACCTCAATTGGCTTCCGCTGATACGCTGACTCACCGTACGAATCCGTTTCTGAACAGCGCGCAGACTGCCGGTATCAATCAACTCGATCCCGACCAATCGGTCGCCCGTGCGAAGGATCTGTCAAACGCTTTTCGAGCCGCTTCAAACAAAGTCCTCCCATCGCTTGTCGCGATCGAGACTCGCGTTGAAGCTTCGAAGTCATCTCGATCCGGACGCCAGAATCCGTTTGCGCAAAAACCATCTAATCGACCGGCGACGGGAATCGGATCTGGAGTCATCATCGATGAATCGGGTGTCATCATCACCAACAACCATGTCGTCATGGACGGCAAGGGCGAGGTGACCGTTCGCCTCAATGACGGCCGCGAATTCTCTGCTGCGGAAGTTTTGACGGACCCCAAAACTGACATCGCGGTCATTCGCCTTGAAGGAGCCAGCGGTTTGACGGCGACGCCAATGGGTGACAGTGACAGTGCTGAAATCGGTGACTGGGTGCTGGCTTTGGGTCAGCCGTTCGGTCTCGAAAGCACCGTGACCGCGGGCATTATCAGTGCCAAACAACGCGGGATCGGCATGAACGAGCGCGAAAGTTACATTCAAACGGACGCTGCGATCAATCCCGGCAACAGCGGCGGTCCTTTGGTAAATCTCAATGGAGAAATTGTCGGAATCAATACCGCGATCTCTTCACGTAGCGGCGGCAACGAGGGAATTGGATTTGCCGTCCCGATCAATCTGGCTCGCTGGGTTGGCGGTCAACTGATGAGCCATGGAACGGTAAAACGAGCCTACATCGGCGTCGGAGTTCAGGAACTCGATGCGACGTTGGCGAACCAGTTCGGAGTTTCTCCCAGAGGCGGCGTGGTGCTGACGATGGTCCAACCGGATAGTCCAGCCGCGAAAGCCGGACTGAAGACGGGTGATGTTCTGGTTTCTTTTGACAACATCAAGATTTGGGAACCCAGCCAATTGCAATTGGCTGTCGAGCGTTGCGAACCGGGCCAATCGAAGAAACTGAACGTTGTTCGCAACAAACGTTCGATCAAGCTCTCGATTGTTCCCAACCAGATTTCGATTGGCAGTTTGGAGATTGCACCGAAAGTTAAACGTAAGGTTCCAGTTTCGAAAGCAACGTCGAGCCTCGGTTTACGAGTTGAGTCGCTCGATGCTGAAACCGCAGAACGACTTGGCGTTGACGATATCGACGGCGTCGTCGTAACGGGAATCGCACGAGGCGGTTTGGCTCAGCAATCGGGACTCAAGCCCGGTTATGTGATCGCGGAAGTTAATCATCGTTCGGTCAAGAACATGGACGAATTTACGGACGCGATGAAAAACGCCGATGGCAAGGACGGTATCCTGCTGCTGGTTCGAGCCGGCGAGGGAAGTCGCTATTTGGTCCTCAAGTCCCCGGCCTAG
- a CDS encoding HdeD family acid-resistance protein: MNEVLANEEMPNGDPAVFMNKVAKWGTIIGGVLCTLGLFSLLLPTVMAIAIEIWLAVTLLCVGASLLALAFQNRGYGSVAFEAIWGTIYVIAGLALLLMPMSGVITIALILGVVFILDGIGRIIFASQAFATERKVWWIFDGVVAILLGGIILANWPGDSAWIVGVLVGLRLLFTGAITILVSSLLRK, from the coding sequence ATGAACGAAGTACTTGCAAACGAAGAAATGCCGAACGGCGATCCAGCTGTTTTCATGAACAAGGTTGCCAAATGGGGAACCATCATTGGCGGCGTGTTGTGTACGCTGGGCCTGTTCAGTTTGCTGCTGCCGACCGTGATGGCAATCGCGATCGAGATTTGGTTGGCGGTCACGCTGTTGTGTGTTGGGGCGTCGCTACTGGCGTTGGCATTTCAAAACCGCGGGTACGGCTCGGTGGCGTTCGAAGCGATTTGGGGCACGATCTATGTGATTGCCGGATTGGCTCTGCTGCTAATGCCGATGTCCGGCGTGATCACGATCGCCTTGATTCTGGGCGTTGTCTTTATTCTCGATGGCATTGGACGAATCATTTTTGCGTCTCAGGCTTTTGCTACCGAACGCAAAGTTTGGTGGATTTTTGACGGCGTAGTCGCAATCCTGCTCGGCGGAATCATCCTCGCCAACTGGCCAGGCGACTCGGCATGGATCGTTGGAGTGCTGGTTGGATTGCGTCTACTGTTCACTGGAGCCATCACGATTCTCGTTTCGAGCCTACTGCGAAAGTGA
- a CDS encoding sulfatase-like hydrolase/transferase, translated as MYLKTFLPGRSVSAVRFPNLLLIVALVVLSTLITTSNLQATDSNDSTRARRPNIVWVMGEDMSTELSCYDHPAVKTPNFDELARNGIRFTNAFCTAASCTPSRNAMMTGVYQNRTDTQDQRRRGIKLPSPIRPITKLLQESGYYTALGCGFSRKLDLNFETEGLFDGKDWKHRKPNQPFFAQITLYDSHRHADNWQKVTEAQTAPIDRNAVQLPPYFPDHPTVREDWSRYLESIQSIDAKFGRLMDRLESEGIADNTVVIFIGDNGRCHLRGKCWLYDAGLKVPFILQLPASYVGRLKDKALGSTDSDLVSTIDISATVLDLAGVKLPKYLDGHSLVASDYEPRKAIFGARDLIDEVMDRIRCVRTKKYKYIRNYNPENGYRECWYVQHNRPMLAAIQELGRLGELSPAQQLILKTVKSREELYDIESDPHEVKNLADDPKHAVKLSSLRQQMDRWLKETGDTGLKQMRSMNSPEHAALAKSFANVETYLQPLRTELQRRWPNNRTVRIVAHGHSVPTGYFRDGKVETFKAYPHLLHQKIAEAYPNSVVNMIPTGVGGETAVVGVKRFADDVLALKPDVVTIDYGLNDRRVGLKATREAWASMIKMAKSNGVKVVLMTPTGDLNANIFDESDPLSQHAKQIRELAAEHEVGIVDSYQIFRDHATRRDGYKDLMSQGNHPNYAGHLLVAEGLAVWFLPSKSHD; from the coding sequence TTGTACCTTAAAACGTTTCTGCCTGGACGATCGGTTTCGGCTGTCCGGTTTCCAAACTTGCTGCTGATCGTTGCATTGGTTGTTCTGTCGACGCTAATCACGACGTCGAATTTACAGGCTACCGATTCGAACGACAGCACGCGTGCCAGACGCCCAAACATTGTTTGGGTGATGGGCGAAGACATGAGCACGGAACTTTCGTGCTACGACCATCCCGCGGTGAAAACGCCGAACTTTGATGAACTCGCTCGTAACGGGATTCGATTCACCAACGCGTTTTGTACGGCTGCTTCATGTACGCCGTCGCGGAATGCGATGATGACGGGCGTCTATCAGAATCGAACTGACACGCAGGATCAGCGCCGCCGCGGGATCAAGCTACCGTCTCCGATCAGGCCGATTACCAAACTGCTGCAGGAAAGCGGATACTACACGGCACTCGGTTGCGGATTCAGTCGGAAATTGGATCTCAACTTCGAAACAGAAGGCCTCTTCGACGGTAAAGACTGGAAGCATCGGAAGCCGAACCAACCGTTTTTCGCTCAGATAACGCTCTACGATTCCCATCGGCATGCGGACAATTGGCAAAAGGTTACCGAAGCGCAAACGGCGCCTATCGACCGCAACGCCGTTCAGTTACCGCCCTACTTTCCAGATCATCCAACCGTTCGAGAGGACTGGTCGCGTTACCTCGAATCCATTCAATCGATTGACGCCAAATTTGGGCGTTTGATGGACCGGCTTGAGTCCGAAGGCATTGCCGACAACACGGTTGTTATTTTTATCGGAGACAACGGTCGCTGTCACTTGCGAGGAAAGTGCTGGCTCTACGATGCGGGACTGAAGGTGCCTTTTATTCTGCAATTGCCTGCCTCATACGTGGGAAGGCTCAAGGATAAAGCTCTTGGTTCAACCGATTCTGATCTTGTAAGCACGATCGATATCTCGGCAACGGTTTTGGATTTGGCCGGAGTAAAACTTCCAAAATATCTGGACGGTCATTCGTTGGTCGCGTCAGACTATGAACCGAGGAAAGCCATCTTTGGTGCTCGCGACCTCATCGACGAAGTGATGGATCGAATCCGCTGCGTGAGGACAAAGAAGTACAAATACATTCGCAACTACAATCCGGAAAATGGATACCGTGAATGTTGGTACGTTCAGCACAATCGCCCAATGCTCGCCGCGATTCAGGAGCTTGGACGATTGGGGGAATTGTCGCCGGCTCAGCAACTCATTTTGAAAACCGTCAAGTCGCGTGAGGAGCTGTACGACATTGAGTCTGATCCGCACGAAGTCAAAAACCTCGCCGACGACCCGAAACACGCGGTTAAATTGAGCTCGCTTCGCCAGCAAATGGACAGATGGCTCAAGGAAACCGGCGACACGGGTTTGAAGCAAATGCGTTCAATGAACTCCCCGGAACATGCCGCGCTCGCGAAGTCTTTCGCAAACGTTGAGACCTATCTCCAACCGCTCAGAACCGAGCTCCAGCGTCGCTGGCCAAACAACCGAACGGTTAGAATTGTCGCTCACGGTCACAGTGTGCCAACTGGCTACTTTCGCGATGGCAAAGTCGAAACGTTCAAAGCGTACCCGCATTTGCTGCATCAGAAGATCGCAGAGGCCTATCCCAATTCGGTCGTCAACATGATTCCAACTGGTGTCGGTGGCGAAACTGCCGTCGTAGGAGTCAAACGTTTCGCGGACGACGTGCTGGCGTTGAAGCCTGACGTCGTGACCATTGATTATGGTTTGAATGATCGGCGCGTTGGTCTTAAAGCGACGCGTGAAGCATGGGCTTCGATGATCAAGATGGCCAAGTCGAACGGGGTAAAGGTAGTTTTGATGACGCCAACGGGTGATCTGAACGCCAACATTTTTGACGAATCGGACCCGCTCAGTCAACATGCGAAACAGATCCGTGAACTGGCTGCTGAGCATGAAGTCGGCATCGTCGATAGCTATCAAATCTTCCGCGATCACGCGACGCGGCGTGACGGATACAAAGACCTGATGTCACAAGGCAACCACCCAAACTACGCCGGCCATCTGTTGGTTGCCGAAGGGCTGGCGGTTTGGTTCCTGCCCTCGAAATCACATGACTAG
- a CDS encoding DUF1501 domain-containing protein, with protein sequence MAGNQHPEFAQSRRRFLLNSGMGLGASAMAGLLPQFAKASDAKSLPAKAKRVIFLFMAGAPSQLDLFDYKPDLAKRFREELPESIRDGQRVTAMTKGKEKLIAPSKFKFNQHGENGIWVSELLPNIAGQIDKFCMVKSLRTDAINHDPGKTSFCTGSEIPGKPSIGAWLSYGLGSMNKDLPDYIVMPSAYWGGRVNVQALYSRLWGSGFLPSKHQGTSFQAAGDPVLFLSNPPGVDGKVRRRMLDSLAQLNQKHFSEQHDPEILTTIAQQEMAFRMQTSVPELINVENETQETLDLYGPEVTKPGSFARNCLMARRMAEENVRFVSLFHRGWDHHTALPKNLAAQCQDVDQPTAGLIQDLDQRGLLEDTLVVFAGEFGRTVYCQGTLTNETYGRDHHPRCFTALLAGGGVKSGIEYGMTDEFGYNVVENPVHVRDLHATMLHLLGIDHEKLTFPFQGLDQRLTGVEPASVVRGIVS encoded by the coding sequence ATGGCTGGAAACCAACATCCGGAATTTGCCCAATCGAGGCGACGTTTCCTGCTCAACAGCGGAATGGGGCTGGGAGCGTCTGCGATGGCGGGGCTGCTGCCGCAATTCGCGAAAGCTTCGGACGCAAAGTCGTTGCCGGCGAAAGCCAAACGAGTCATCTTTCTGTTTATGGCCGGAGCGCCCAGCCAGTTGGACCTGTTCGACTATAAACCCGATCTGGCCAAGCGGTTTCGCGAAGAGTTGCCTGAGTCGATTCGTGATGGCCAACGTGTGACGGCGATGACGAAGGGGAAAGAGAAGCTGATTGCGCCCTCGAAGTTCAAATTCAATCAGCATGGCGAAAATGGCATTTGGGTAAGCGAGCTTCTGCCGAATATTGCCGGCCAGATTGACAAGTTCTGCATGGTCAAGTCGCTTCGCACCGACGCGATCAACCATGACCCCGGCAAAACATCCTTTTGCACCGGATCCGAAATTCCTGGCAAGCCAAGCATCGGAGCGTGGTTGAGTTATGGCTTGGGTTCGATGAACAAGGATTTACCTGACTATATCGTGATGCCTTCGGCTTATTGGGGCGGACGAGTCAACGTTCAAGCCCTCTACTCCCGGTTGTGGGGAAGCGGATTCCTCCCATCGAAGCATCAAGGAACCAGTTTTCAGGCCGCCGGCGATCCAGTTCTATTTCTTTCCAATCCACCTGGAGTCGACGGAAAAGTTCGCCGCAGAATGTTGGACTCGTTGGCTCAGCTGAACCAGAAACATTTTTCGGAACAGCATGACCCTGAGATTTTGACAACGATTGCCCAGCAGGAGATGGCGTTTCGAATGCAGACGTCTGTGCCGGAGTTGATTAACGTTGAAAACGAAACACAGGAGACACTTGACCTGTACGGGCCGGAAGTCACCAAGCCCGGCTCATTTGCTCGTAATTGCTTGATGGCGCGTCGAATGGCTGAGGAAAATGTTCGCTTCGTTTCGCTGTTTCATCGCGGTTGGGACCATCACACTGCCCTGCCGAAAAATCTTGCGGCTCAGTGTCAGGACGTCGACCAACCAACAGCGGGACTGATTCAGGACCTCGATCAACGAGGCCTGTTGGAGGACACGCTCGTTGTGTTCGCCGGTGAATTCGGGCGAACGGTTTACTGCCAGGGCACCTTGACCAATGAGACTTATGGACGCGACCACCACCCTCGTTGCTTCACCGCTTTGTTGGCTGGTGGCGGCGTCAAAAGTGGCATCGAGTACGGAATGACGGATGAGTTCGGATACAACGTTGTTGAGAACCCGGTCCATGTGCGTGACTTGCACGCGACTATGTTGCACCTGTTGGGAATCGACCATGAAAAGTTGACGTTCCCGTTCCAGGGACTCGATCAACGCCTGACCGGAGTTGAGCCCGCCAGCGTCGTTCGCGGCATCGTTTCCTGA